DNA sequence from the Pseudomonas tritici genome:
CGCATGAATGCGCGAATCTTGTTGTGATCCTTGATGCCCTTGGCCTGCTCTACCCCACCACTGACATCCACGGCATAAGGCCGAACCTGTTCGATCGCGGCCGCGATATTCGCAGGGTTGAGCCCGCCAGCCAGGATGATCGGCTTGCTCAAACCTTCGGGAATCAGCGACCAATCAAACGCTTCGCCGGTACCGCCGGGCACGCCTTCGACGTAGGTGTCGAGCAGAATCCCGCGAGCGCCATCATAGTCGGCACACGCCGCCGCGATGTCATCCCCGGCCTTGACTCGCAACGCCTTGATATACGGGCGCTGGTAGCTTTCACATTCTTCCGCCGTTTCGTCGCCATGGAACTGCAACATGTCCAACGGTACGGCATCCAAGGTTTCGTTGAGCTCACACCGGCTGGCGTTGACGAACAGACCCACGGTGGTCACGAACGGCGGCAATGCGGCAATGATCGCCCGCGCCTGCAACACATTCACCGCCCGCGGGCTCTTGGCGTAAAACACGAAACCGATGGCATCCGCGCCTGCCTCGACTGCCGCCAGCGCGTCTTCTATGCGGGTAATCCCGCAAATCTTGCTGCGAACGGCTGACATGTCGTGAAAACCTCGGGGTTGGAACCAGAAAGTCCCGGATGGTAACAAAAGCTTTTCCGGGCGTCAGCCGCCAAGTTCGCTGAAACCTGTGAGGAAGTGTGGCCCGATGAAACGTTCCGGCAATTCGAACTCGTCGCGGTACTCCACATCCACCAGGTACAGGCCGAACGGATGTGCCGTGACCCCGCCCGTGCGGCGGATGCGGCTTTCCAGTACTTCCTTGGCCCACTCCACCGGGCGCTCGCCCGTGCCGATGGTCATCAGCACCCCGGCAATGTTTCGAACCATATGGTGCAGGAAGGCCCCGGCGCGGATATCCAGCACAATCATCTTGCCGTGTCGGGTCACCCGCAGGTGGTGGACTTCCTTGATCGGCGACTTGGCCTGGCACTGGCCGGCACGAAAGGCACTGAAGTCATGCACGCCCACCAGGTGCTGCGCAGCTTCGGCCATGCGCTCAGCGTCCAACGGGCGGTGGTTCCAGGTAATTTCTTCGTTGAGGTGCGCCGGGCGGATCTGATCGTTGTAGATCACGTAGCGATAACGCCGGGCGATCGCCTTGAAGCGCGCATGAAAGTGCGCCGGCATCACCTTGGCCCAGCTGACACTGACGTCATGGGGCAGATTGATGTTGGCGCCCATCACCCACGCTTTCATTGACCGTTCAGCCTGGGTGTCGAAGTGCACCACCTGGCCGCAGGCGTGCACGCCTGCGTCGGTGCGCCCGGCACACATCAGCGATACCGGTGAATCGGCGACTTTGGACAGGGCCTTTTCCAGGGTTTCCTGCACCGTCAGCACACCGGAGGCCTGGCGCTGCCAGCCGCGATAGCGCGAGCCTTTGTATTCCACGCCAAGGGCGATGCGGTAAAAGCCTGCGGCCGCCATTTCGGCGGCCGCGTTATCTATATTTGCCAAGAACTGAGAGCCTGATGAGTTGCGCAGAGGGGTCATTATGCCGGTTTGTGCGGGAGCCCACAAAAGCAAAACGGCGCCCCGAAGGGCGCCGCTGCTTTAACAATTGACGATCACGCCAGCCGGCCGAGCATTTCCTTGGCCTCGCCACGCTGGGTCTCATCACCTTCGGTCAGCACTTCAGAGAGGATGTCCCGCGCGCCGTCCGCATCGCCCATGTCGATATAGGCTTGGGCCAGGTCGAGCTTGGTCGCCACCTCATCCGTGCCGGAGAGGAAGTCGAATTCCGGCTCATCGTCGCCCAGCGCAGCGTCTTCCGCAGTAAAGGACGGCTCGATGGACGGATGTTCCAGGCTCTGGGACAGGCGATCCAGCTCGGCATTGACATCATCGAGCTCCGACGCAAAAGCATCAGGCTTGGCGCTTGCTTGCGGCTCATCGGCCAGGGACAGGTCGAAATCTTCCGGCAGATCGAAATCGTCCAGCGCCGCAGGGGTCAGGGTCGGCGGCTCGACAGCAGGCACGTCCTTCATCTGCTCTTCCAGGCCCGAGAGGAAGTCATCATCGGATTGCGCCGAAGCCGGTGCATCAGGTTGCAGGTCCAGGTCAAAGTCCGAAAGGTCATCCGGAGCGGCGTTGGCTTCGGTCTGTTGCTGCAGAAGCGACTCGAATGTCTGCTGATCGCCCTTGACCTCAGCCGGGGATGCCTCTTCCAGATCGTCCAGGCTCAAATCGAAATCGGTGTCGAAGGCCTCTGGCGCAGGCTCAGTCGGCTTGTCTTCGAGCAAATCCTTGACGTATTGAGCGTCCAGAGCGGCGGCGGCAACCGCAGCGCTGACGCCCGCCGCCAACACGGCCATGGCCGGGAAGCGGCTTTTGAGCTGCTCGACCTGGGCGTGGTTTTCACCATTGGCTACCAGCTGACGCTCTTGGGTGACGAAGCCGTCCTTGTCGTTTTGCAGGCCGTAGACTTCCATCAGCTTCAAACGCAGGTCGCTGCGCTTGGGCTCATGCTTGATTGCCTGCTGCAGCACATCGGCGGCCTGGTTCAGGTGGCCACGGTCGATATGGGATTGGGCCTGGGCCAGCGAATCGCTGGAGTTTGCCGGGGCGACAGCAACAGCCAGCGGCGCAAGTACAGAGGCAACGGTCGGCACAACAACTGCCGGCTCAACGACTGGGGCCGCCGCTGGAGCAGCGGCCAACTTGACGCTTGGCGGCGGCACTTCCAGGCCTTCGAAACTGTCCGGCGGCAGGTCGTGGTCGATGTTGGAGGTGAACTCCGGCTCTTCAGCCAGGGCCCGCGCCATGCGCAGGTGCTTTTCCTCTTCGCGG
Encoded proteins:
- a CDS encoding phosphoribosylanthranilate isomerase → MSAVRSKICGITRIEDALAAVEAGADAIGFVFYAKSPRAVNVLQARAIIAALPPFVTTVGLFVNASRCELNETLDAVPLDMLQFHGDETAEECESYQRPYIKALRVKAGDDIAAACADYDGARGILLDTYVEGVPGGTGEAFDWSLIPEGLSKPIILAGGLNPANIAAAIEQVRPYAVDVSGGVEQAKGIKDHNKIRAFMRAVRNSGGGM
- the truA gene encoding tRNA pseudouridine(38-40) synthase TruA; translation: MAAAGFYRIALGVEYKGSRYRGWQRQASGVLTVQETLEKALSKVADSPVSLMCAGRTDAGVHACGQVVHFDTQAERSMKAWVMGANINLPHDVSVSWAKVMPAHFHARFKAIARRYRYVIYNDQIRPAHLNEEITWNHRPLDAERMAEAAQHLVGVHDFSAFRAGQCQAKSPIKEVHHLRVTRHGKMIVLDIRAGAFLHHMVRNIAGVLMTIGTGERPVEWAKEVLESRIRRTGGVTAHPFGLYLVDVEYRDEFELPERFIGPHFLTGFSELGG